AATGTGGAAAAATTATCTCTAGAGATGGTTGCTACAAGTTGAACAACCTGCCCCCTGGATTTGGCATGTCTGGCAAGTCCTTTCTGGACTGAAGCATTTTAGGAAAGGTCTTTGATTTAACTGAAATCATTATAACCAGAATGACCATAAAATGCAGGAAACAGCAAGAAGAAAGGTGGCCCAGAGTAGATTTTAAGCCTGTGCTGCCTGTGCCTGAACACTTACAGGCAGGCAGAGCTTTGGTCTCTTTTGTGCCCGAGACTGACACTGAACCTTTTCCTGAAATTCTAAAAACTGACCCAAAAGTCAGAGCTTCCTTACTCCAAGGTGCTATGGGGCTTCCACCTCTCAGTGACAGATCCCCCGTGCCCTGGCACCCACTCAGAGTGCAGGGACTGCCCTTGGTGCCTTTGCCTTTCCATGCTCCCCAGCTTTGGGCCAATCCTGTTTTCCAGAGCTGTATTCAGCACCTTATCTCCCCTTCTTCAAACAAATCCTCTCTCTCTAACAATAGAACTCAGCTCCTCACTCTGCCTTTCAGGAACACCCGGGAGGTTTTAGCCCTTTGGTTTTTCAGTACAgacttctctcttcttctgcctgtttattttttctcagcCCTTTTGTTCCttgcctgctgcttcccttcagATTGTTCTTGGTCTTGTAGTGCCTCGACTTTTGAAGTGATGTTTCAGGGTTTTTAGGGGGAGGATTTTAAAGCCCATCCCACTGAACATCCTGAAGcacacagaattttaaatgaCTCCACTCAGCTGTCAGGAAACTGAACGCAAACATCTGAGACACACTTgtgaaaatttcttcctaagaaatCCATAAAGGTTTCAAACTCCTTAATAatcaacaacaagaaaaaagggGTTACTAGCTGTGCTCCCTGGCAACATGAATGTTCCAGGAGCTGGAATTTGCTCACCTTGCACCTGTACCACGGGGCAGATCTGGCAGCTCCAGCCATCCCCAGCCCCTGTAGGGTTGGTGGCCAGCTCCTGaatttttccctgctgctccctgggtgATGCTGGGTTTTGCTGTCACTTACCTCAAGCTTTCTCACAAACCCTCTGTACGTGGCAGCATCAGGCAATGGGGATAACTCTGGACTGCCTgggagaaaacacagaaagttGAAGCTACTCAGTTGAGAGGGTCTGTGCCACACTGGCCCCAAACCCTGACTCCCCAAAACCTGCCTAGAAATGCAGAACTGGTGATAATTCCAGGAAATTCCAGGGAGTTTGAGACTTTGTGCTTGCCCCCTGAGGAGGCATCTAAAATGGTTACTgcctctcttccctttcttcccttctcccctccaggCATTGTCCGTGCCTCCAGCGTGTTCCCCATCCTAAGCACaatattgctgctgctgggaggacTCTGTGTCGGAGCAGGAAGGATTTACAACAGCAAAAACAACATTATTCTCAGTGCTGGGATTCTCTTTGTTGCAGCAGGTACGTTCTCCTGAAATAGAGCCCTTCAGAAGTGCTGCCTTTTGAAACTGAGCAGGAGTGGAGGAAAGCTGGTTGGCATTTCTCTCCCTGTGCCCCTTCCCTGGATGGAGGGCACGAGCAACATCCCACCAGGCAAACCTGTTAAaccaaaaatgtatttttgaagttTGCCAATAAATACGTTCTagaaaaggtttttgttttcctgacaaaaaaataagttaCAGCCAGCAGCATGCAGGTTTTGCACTTCTTTAAAAGCACCAAACATTAGATGAATCAGATGTCTCTTCTAtccaaagccttttcttttttcttttctatgatGGCAGAAACATTTCCCCTATGATAGGTGAGGCTGTTTTTCACACTAGAAATAGCTGAGAGAGTCAGCCACGTTGTTAATAGCTTTCCCTGGAGCTCGGATTAGGCATGCTGCATTTAGATGAAAATTCAGCAAGGTGGAAGAGAACTTATCTTGATCAAGGTGAACAGCCATGGCCCTGAgctcaaaatgtatttttattattattattatgaatgCTAGAATCCCACTAACAACATTTTTTGCTCTGATATGCTCTTTCTTTCCCACCGTGGCAATGAAGAGATGAGGACAAATCCTGATgaatattttggggtttgtgtAAGCACACGTGACCCACGAGTGGAtctattcttcatttttcaagAATAAATGAAATCTTGAGCTAAACTAAAAAGTAAACAGTTGTCCTGAAATTTCCTCATCATAATCTTTGAGCTATTCAGGTCCAGAAAGTAACGTGGCTTGGATTTTATCTTCCCAGCCACATAACCACTGACtgatctttttctctctctaggACTAAGTAATATCATAGGGATCATTGTCTACATATCAAGCAATGCAGGTGACCCAAGTGACAAGAGAGATGAAGACAAAAAGAACCATTACAACTATGGGTGGTCTTTTTATTTCGGAGCCTTGTCTTTCATCGTGGCCGAAACTGTCGGTGTCCTGGCTGTGAACATTTATATTGAGAAAAACAAGGAGCTGAGGTTTAAGACCAAGAGGGAATTCCTTAAGActtcttccagctctccttACGCCAGGATGCCAAGTTATAGgtacaggaggaggaggtccAGATCCAGTTCTCGATCCACGGAGCCTTCTCCGTCCAGGGACATTTCTCCAGTTGGCATGAAGATCGCAGGCACCATCCCCATGAACGAGATCTCCATGTACACCCTTTCTAGAGAGCCTCTGAAGGTGACAACAGCTGCCAGCTACAACGCTGACCAAGAAGCCAGTTTCCTGCAGGTCCACAACTTCCTCCAGAAGGAATTTAAGGAAGGGCTCCACGTCAACATGGTCAACAGGAGAACGACACCTGTTTGAAgttccctcctccctcccgcTTCTTGGAGAGATATTGGAAGAGAACGGAGCTGTCAGGCAAGAGAAGGAGTGAAGTTAAAAAATACCCTCTCACCTCTTTAACTGTGGCATGTGTTGAGGTAGCAAGTGGAGTTCCTCTGGGCCAACATAAAGAGACTGCACACTCGTGGCTTTTCCTGAAGCTGTTTCGGagtttgtttctttcagttcttgGTGTCCCGAGATGAAGGCAGTTCATGTTCCTGCACTTTTGTAGTGTGTACAAAGTCTTGGAGAAACTGCAAAGGACTTAACACCAGTGTGTTTTAAAGgactacagaaaaattattgtaccacggggtttttttgtttggttgctttgttttttttttctaaaattgaGATCCCTTAATACAACATGACTGTGACCTACCCATCAAGTGAGCCACTTTCCTGTGACACAGCATAAGCTTTGCCTCtttccagaaagaagaaaaaaaaaaaaaatatttttgaaggcaACACTTTCTAAAACTGACCTGTGCTACTGAAACTCTGGAGCATCTGTATTCTGAGCACTGCAGACTCCCTGAAGGGTGGGAAAGTGTCCCATTTCTGGGTGTCTGGTGTCCCCTCCCGGGCAATGCAGGTGGGGAGAAGAGGGTGTGGGTGGTGCACCCCGAAACACCTGGAAAGGGAAGGATGAAAGTCAGTGGGACTTGAGCAGATTTGCAAATATCATTTCTTGCCTAACGTTTCGAAAACTTGAATTCTCATTTCCATTAGCCCTAGTGCCTGATCTGGCAAGGTGCTGAGAGCTGGGTGTCAGGACCCCCTTGCAGAGCACGGATGGGGAGAGccagaagcagagctgagctgggggggcCCAGGGAAGGTGAAGCCACTGGTTCCCTGCAACTGCATTCCTGTTTTCCTCCCTGCTTCACAAGTGCAACACTAATGCTACTGGAAACCTAAGCAATGTGCATAAGAAAATGAGAAGTTAATATGCTGGGACTAGCAAAAAAATTCCTACTGGGAACCCGATGGGAAGACAACGGATGacaactttgtattttttaaactagaacaaaaaaataatcaccgTTTATGAGATATTTATTAAACTCTTTTTATGATGAATAAGTGCCGCATGGTGCAAGGTAGAGTTGCTTTTAGATGGAAATGATGGTTTGAcctaatttaatttattttgtaatcTATCTACTCACGTGCAGAGAGCCCACAGAAAACTCTATGCATTCACTTAAGAGGGGAATTAATTTGTACCCTTTGCTTCTGTATGTTtctaaaaatctgctttttttgttgttgttttcccttttaaattcctgctttcatttttcacacTTAGGCTTGGAATCTTAAAGCTCAAGGACCTGGCTCAAAGgtaattaaatttaataatacTTACATTGATGGAGTGACTGCTCAACCAAGCCATGTGGGAATGAGTCCCCTTGGGTGAATTAGGTGCAGTGAGAGAGGAGCATCTGATTCCTGTAGATTCCTTTGAATGTCCCCTTCTTTTTTGCCCAGAAACATCTTTTCTACCAGAAGACTAGAGAAGTGgtgacaaagaaaacaaaaaataaataaatcacgATTTGCCTCACTGACAGTGGGATATATCTCAGCCAAACTGTTAAAACCTCTTTAGTCTTAATTTATCCTGTGATGGGCACAGTGTCAGTGACTCCATGTCTTGGGTACAAGGCTTGCAGCTGGTGGAACCAAGTCCTCCAAGCTtttcctggaggagctgccttAACATCCCAAAGAGCAAGTTGaacccccccttcccaccaAGCAAACCCTGCTCGAGCCTCTCTCCTTGCAAGAACCAAGACATAATTCTGGGTTTTAAGCAAAAGTCTTCCCCTGGTTGCTGCTcagccctcagcctggcagaGTGGAGGTGGCTTggagcctccatccctgctTCTTCAGAGTTTCCATTCAGGTTTAAACTCTGCTGGGATCCTTTTTTCAAACTTCTGAACTCTGAGAGCTAAAGCTAAGGGAGCAATGGGAAGGATTTTAGAGCAGAAAATGTTGTGCTGCTTCCTGTAGCAACACACTCTGGAGAAAGGTATTACacaagctttttaaaaaaaaaaattcaaacagaGGCAGACAAGAAAACTTTTTTACCTACTTTTCGGCTAGGACAACATAAAGGAGCTCTAAAATTATTAAAGTTCTtgatgaaagattttttttacaagaatcTTTATGCTTTCaaacaataaattatttcctactttttgaGACTTCgtaatattaaaatactttgaTTAGCTATGATAGAAGTAGAAGTTTGCAAcgaaaaaaaagaacaacttcTGTCTCATTAGTGTGTCATACTAAGTGCTAATTAATTTACATCTAATTAGAGTTGATGTATTTTTCAAGTGCAATTTCCCAGAACTATTTGTTTCCCACTGTGTTAATAAACTAATAGTTAGAAATAAGTCCTCATCCGTGTTTACTGTAACTGAGAATTAAACCATTCCCTTTTAAAACCAGGACTTAGGTGTAGGCTGTTTCTCTAAACTCATGTCCATTGAACTGGGAGTTGACAGTGTGAGGTTTGCTTCATGccttggtttttggtttttttttcttggcttttccttctccagtcACTGTGTTTCAAACCAACCATCTGATTCCAGCCAAATCCAAGGTTTTTCCAGAGCCCAGCTCATCCCTGCAGAGGCATCTGCAGCATTTTTAcaccacagcagcaaaaaaagcaaaagtcttGCCAAGAGTTTGGGGATGTCCCTCCTTGCCAGAGCCTCCTCCCCAAGCTCAGGGCTGGTTTCAGCAGCTCTCCAAGTGCAATGTCCTGCTCCAGGTTGAGCTGGAGCAtctgtttccttctccagtGAGCACCTTTGGACAAGGGATGCTCATGGGATACAGGGCCTGGATGGGGAACAAAAGTCCAGGGAGATAACAGAGACCAGAGCTTTCATCCTGCCATGGAGGCTGTGGTTTAAAACTTATGCTCTGTGTGAAACTGCAGGGCAGGAATCTGTTCaaccaaagcaaaagaaaaagcatttaaaaaaaaaaaaaaaaaaaaaaaaaaaaaaaaaagtggtttcattaaaaaatttcaattttaaaaaatcctcaaaaaaccccaaaaatcagTCTTTTGATGTGGAAAACTTTGATTctgacaaaa
Above is a genomic segment from Heliangelus exortis chromosome 20, bHelExo1.hap1, whole genome shotgun sequence containing:
- the CACNG4 gene encoding voltage-dependent calcium channel gamma-4 subunit; this translates as MVWCDRGVQMLLTTVGAFAAFSLMAIAIGTDYWLYSSAHICNGTNITADEAQGPPRRARGDLTHSGLWRICCLEGIYKGHCFRINHFPEDNDYDHDSSEYLLRIVRASSVFPILSTILLLLGGLCVGAGRIYNSKNNIILSAGILFVAAGLSNIIGIIVYISSNAGDPSDKRDEDKKNHYNYGWSFYFGALSFIVAETVGVLAVNIYIEKNKELRFKTKREFLKTSSSSPYARMPSYRYRRRRSRSSSRSTEPSPSRDISPVGMKIAGTIPMNEISMYTLSREPLKVTTAASYNADQEASFLQVHNFLQKEFKEGLHVNMVNRRTTPV